The Geobacter sp. AOG2 genome includes a window with the following:
- a CDS encoding type II toxin-antitoxin system RelE/ParE family toxin, translating into MIRSFASKETAAIFTGLAVRRLPLDMQQTARRKLKQLDAARMVDDLRIPPGNRLETLKGDRKGLWSIRINDQWRICFRWEDGSAEDVEIVDYH; encoded by the coding sequence ATGATCCGCAGTTTCGCATCCAAAGAGACAGCCGCCATATTTACCGGCCTTGCCGTTCGTCGCTTGCCGCTCGACATGCAGCAAACGGCGCGTCGCAAGCTCAAGCAGTTGGACGCCGCCCGGATGGTCGACGACCTGCGCATCCCTCCCGGCAATCGGCTGGAGACGTTGAAGGGCGACAGAAAAGGATTATGGAGCATCAGGATCAATGACCAATGGCGTATCTGCTTTCGCTGGGAGGATGGGAGCGCCGAAGACGTGGAAATCGTGGATTATCACTAG